From the Archangium lipolyticum genome, one window contains:
- a CDS encoding MOSC domain-containing protein yields the protein MPTLTTLTIYPLKSCAGLPLTRATVEPLGIQHDRRWMAVRPDGSFITGREFPALVRLRAVPGPAGLQLSAPGMPELQVPLPPADAPRLDVTVWDDTCSAARVSPEADRWLSEYIGQPLVLVHVDARMDRPVDPEYAAPEDRVGFADAFPLLLISQASLDDLNQRLEHPIPMARFRPNLVVEGCGAFAEDGWKRLRIGTVELAVVKPCDRCVFTTIDPETARADPQQEPLRTLATYRRVGPKNKVMFGQNVIVRRPGVISVGDAVEILE from the coding sequence GTGCCCACCCTGACGACCCTCACCATCTATCCCTTGAAGTCGTGCGCGGGTCTGCCGCTGACCCGCGCCACCGTGGAGCCGCTCGGAATCCAGCATGACCGCCGGTGGATGGCGGTCCGCCCGGATGGCTCCTTCATCACCGGGCGGGAGTTTCCCGCGCTCGTGCGCCTGCGCGCAGTCCCCGGGCCAGCGGGGCTCCAGCTGTCTGCGCCGGGCATGCCCGAGCTCCAGGTCCCCCTGCCCCCAGCCGATGCGCCCCGCCTCGACGTCACCGTGTGGGACGACACCTGCTCCGCCGCCCGCGTGTCCCCCGAGGCGGACCGCTGGCTCTCCGAGTACATCGGACAGCCCCTGGTGCTCGTGCACGTGGACGCGCGGATGGACCGCCCGGTGGATCCGGAGTACGCGGCCCCGGAGGATCGCGTCGGCTTCGCGGATGCCTTTCCCCTGCTGCTCATCTCCCAGGCCTCGCTGGACGACCTCAACCAGCGCCTGGAGCACCCCATCCCGATGGCCCGCTTCCGTCCCAACCTCGTGGTGGAGGGCTGCGGCGCCTTCGCCGAGGACGGCTGGAAGCGGCTGCGCATCGGCACCGTGGAGCTGGCCGTGGTGAAGCCCTGCGACCGCTGCGTCTTCACCACCATAGATCCGGAGACGGCCCGGGCCGATCCCCAGCAGGAGCCGCTGCGCACGCTCGCCACCTACCGGCGCGTGGGCCCGAAGAACAAGGTGATGTTCGGCCAGAACGTCATCGTGCGGCGCCCCGGCGTCATCAGCGTGGGCGACGCGGTGGAGATCCTGGAGTAG
- a CDS encoding VOC family protein: protein MIQAVTHVTVYVKDDDEALAFFTGKLGFKKQSDSPMGPEGPRWITVSPVGQPDFELTLLNPSTWFKGEEARTASEQIGRQAMIVLASDDIEADHRALTAAGVTVEGPVRDLPWGRDLIFKDLHGNRYNLVQSK, encoded by the coding sequence ATGATTCAAGCTGTCACCCACGTCACCGTATACGTGAAGGACGACGACGAGGCGCTCGCCTTCTTCACGGGCAAGCTCGGCTTCAAGAAGCAGTCGGACAGCCCGATGGGCCCGGAAGGGCCTCGCTGGATCACCGTCTCGCCTGTCGGCCAGCCGGACTTCGAGCTCACCCTCCTCAATCCCTCCACCTGGTTCAAGGGTGAGGAGGCCAGGACGGCGTCGGAGCAGATCGGCCGTCAGGCGATGATCGTCCTGGCCAGCGACGACATCGAGGCCGACCACCGCGCCCTCACCGCCGCGGGCGTCACCGTGGAAGGACCGGTCCGCGATCTGCCCTGGGGCCGCGACCTGATCTTCAAGGATCTCCACGGCAACCGTTACAACCTGGTGCAGTCGAAATAG
- a CDS encoding phosphoadenylyl-sulfate reductase encodes MSSTLQSSHGVSPEELRTASEELRDAPAEVVLAWVERRFGARAAIASSFGVEDMVLIDLARTHAPSVRLFTLDTGRLPPETYEVMDVVRRRYGVEIETFFPARERVEALESTKGYFSFKQSIEERKECCGIRKVEPLRRALAGREAWVTGLRREQSVTRTSVESVELDATHGLVKVSPLTRWTSREVWEYVKTHGVPYNALHDRGYPSIGCAPCTRAVRPYEDERAGRWWWESPENRECGLHVRR; translated from the coding sequence ATGTCCTCCACCCTCCAGTCATCCCACGGTGTCTCTCCGGAAGAGTTGCGTACCGCGTCGGAGGAGCTGCGCGACGCACCCGCCGAGGTGGTGCTGGCCTGGGTCGAGCGGCGGTTCGGCGCGCGCGCGGCCATCGCCTCCAGCTTTGGCGTGGAGGACATGGTCCTCATCGATCTGGCCCGCACGCACGCTCCGAGCGTGCGCCTGTTCACGCTGGATACCGGCCGGCTGCCTCCGGAGACGTACGAGGTGATGGACGTGGTGCGCCGCCGCTACGGGGTGGAGATCGAGACGTTCTTCCCGGCGCGCGAGCGCGTGGAGGCGCTGGAGTCCACCAAGGGGTACTTCTCCTTCAAGCAGAGCATCGAGGAGCGCAAGGAGTGCTGCGGCATCCGCAAGGTGGAGCCGCTGCGGCGCGCGCTCGCCGGGCGTGAGGCCTGGGTGACGGGGCTGCGCCGGGAGCAGTCGGTGACCCGCACCTCGGTGGAGAGCGTGGAGCTGGATGCCACGCACGGGCTCGTCAAGGTGAGCCCCCTGACGCGTTGGACCTCCCGTGAGGTGTGGGAGTACGTGAAGACACACGGCGTGCCCTACAACGCGCTGCACGATCGGGGCTATCCGTCCATCGGGTGCGCCCCCTGCACTCGCGCGGTGCGGCCCTACGAGGACGAGCGCGCCGGCCGCTGGTGGTGGGAGTCCCCCGAGAACCGCGAGTGCGGGTTGCATGTCCGCCGCTAG
- a CDS encoding precorrin-2 dehydrogenase/sirohydrochlorin ferrochelatase family protein, which yields MSTHVDFPVCLRLQGKRVLLVGAGNIADERGQQLVDAGARLRVVAPRVSPALRRLADEGRLELLERAYVSGDVHGQQLVFVATDDRQVSEAVAAEARDLGVWVNAADIPELCDFTLPSVGRRGPIVVAVSTSGQSPSLARQLRRRFMEQVGPGHVQLARLSGWLRKRLPCGAGRMRLLKQLVEGEAGELLTRGQRKAAWVRVRAALETFGETT from the coding sequence ATGAGCACGCATGTGGACTTCCCCGTCTGCCTCCGCCTTCAGGGCAAGCGGGTCCTCCTGGTCGGGGCGGGCAACATCGCGGACGAGCGGGGCCAGCAGTTGGTGGACGCGGGCGCGCGGCTGCGGGTGGTGGCGCCTCGTGTCAGCCCGGCCCTCCGCCGGCTCGCGGACGAGGGCCGCCTGGAGCTGCTGGAGCGCGCCTATGTGTCGGGCGACGTGCACGGGCAGCAGCTCGTGTTCGTGGCCACGGATGACCGGCAGGTGAGCGAGGCCGTGGCCGCGGAGGCGCGGGACCTCGGGGTCTGGGTGAACGCGGCGGACATCCCCGAGCTGTGTGACTTCACGCTGCCCTCGGTGGGCAGGCGCGGTCCCATCGTCGTGGCGGTCTCCACCTCCGGGCAGTCCCCCTCGCTGGCCCGGCAGCTGCGGCGGCGGTTCATGGAGCAGGTGGGGCCCGGCCATGTGCAGCTCGCGCGGCTGAGTGGGTGGCTGCGCAAGCGCCTGCCGTGCGGTGCCGGGCGGATGCGGCTGCTGAAGCAGCTGGTGGAGGGCGAGGCCGGGGAGCTGCTGACGCGCGGTCAGCGCAAGGCCGCCTGGGTCCGGGTACGCGCCGCGCTCGAGACTTTTGGAGAGACGACATGA
- the cobA gene encoding uroporphyrinogen-III C-methyltransferase: MSKHGNGKVYLVGAGPGDPGLLTLRAVQLLETADAVVHDRLVHSEVLKYARPRARLLFVGKEGGGESVAQEEINALLISQAKLGRRVVRLKGGDPFVFGRGAEEALALEAAGIPYEVVPGVSSGVAAPAAAGIPVTHRGVSGSVTFATGHRAGKAPDWAHLAGAETLVLFMAGSRLEEATLALIAAGRSPSTPAAIVEAGTWEHQRVIEAPLAGIASRAREAAVGSPALLVVGEVVSLRSQLPSLTRSEPVMSEYAQFLKAEAGHE; encoded by the coding sequence ATGAGCAAGCACGGCAACGGCAAGGTCTATCTGGTGGGAGCGGGGCCCGGAGATCCCGGCCTGCTCACCCTCCGGGCGGTCCAGTTGCTCGAAACCGCGGATGCGGTGGTCCATGACCGCCTCGTCCATTCCGAGGTGCTGAAGTACGCGCGGCCTCGCGCCCGGCTCCTGTTCGTGGGCAAGGAGGGTGGGGGAGAGTCGGTGGCGCAGGAGGAGATCAACGCGCTGCTCATCTCCCAGGCGAAGCTCGGGCGCAGGGTGGTGCGGCTCAAGGGCGGAGATCCGTTCGTCTTCGGCCGCGGCGCCGAGGAGGCCCTCGCGCTGGAGGCGGCGGGCATCCCCTACGAGGTGGTGCCGGGAGTCTCCAGCGGCGTGGCGGCTCCGGCGGCGGCGGGCATTCCGGTCACCCACCGGGGCGTGTCGGGCTCGGTGACGTTCGCCACCGGGCACCGGGCCGGGAAGGCGCCGGACTGGGCGCACCTGGCCGGGGCGGAGACGCTCGTGCTGTTCATGGCGGGCAGCCGGTTGGAGGAGGCGACGCTGGCGCTCATCGCGGCGGGACGCTCGCCGAGCACCCCGGCCGCCATCGTCGAGGCGGGCACCTGGGAGCACCAGCGGGTCATCGAGGCGCCCCTGGCGGGCATCGCCTCGCGCGCCCGTGAGGCCGCCGTCGGCTCTCCGGCCCTGCTGGTGGTGGGCGAGGTCGTCTCGCTGCGCTCCCAGCTCCCCTCGCTGACCCGGTCCGAGCCCGTGATGTCCGAGTACGCGCAATTCCTGAAGGCGGAGGCTGGCCATGAGTGA
- the cysD gene encoding sulfate adenylyltransferase subunit CysD encodes MSDTLSSRLSHLAVLEAESIHIIRETAAEFANPVMLYSIGKDSQVLLHLARKAFHPAPLPFPLLHVDTTWKFRDMYTFRDQFTARHGLKLIVHQNKKALAEGINPFDHGSQKYTHAMKTQSLLEALAEHGFDAAFGGARRDEEKSRAKERVYSFRDRHGQWEPRRQRPELWNLYNGRIDAGESMRVFPLSNWTELDVWHYVLKERIPVVPLYFAAERPVVNRNGMWIMVDDERMRLRPGERPVQKRVRFRTLGCYPLSGAVESSATTVEGVISEMMEARVSERQGRLIDHDEEGSMELKKREGYF; translated from the coding sequence ATGAGTGACACCCTGTCCTCGCGTCTCTCGCACCTCGCGGTGCTGGAGGCCGAGAGCATCCACATCATCCGGGAGACGGCCGCCGAGTTCGCCAACCCGGTGATGCTCTACAGCATCGGCAAGGACTCGCAGGTGCTGCTGCACCTGGCCCGGAAGGCGTTCCACCCGGCGCCCCTGCCGTTCCCGTTGCTGCACGTGGACACCACCTGGAAGTTCCGGGACATGTACACGTTCCGCGACCAGTTCACGGCGAGGCACGGGCTGAAGCTGATCGTGCACCAGAACAAGAAGGCGCTCGCCGAGGGCATCAACCCCTTCGACCATGGCAGCCAGAAGTACACCCACGCCATGAAGACGCAGTCGCTGCTCGAGGCGCTCGCGGAGCACGGCTTCGACGCGGCCTTCGGCGGGGCCCGGCGCGACGAGGAGAAGTCCCGCGCCAAGGAGCGCGTCTATTCCTTCCGCGACCGTCACGGACAGTGGGAGCCGCGGCGCCAGCGCCCCGAGCTGTGGAACCTCTACAACGGCCGCATCGACGCGGGCGAGAGCATGCGCGTCTTCCCGCTCTCCAACTGGACGGAGCTGGACGTGTGGCACTACGTCCTCAAGGAGCGCATCCCCGTCGTCCCGCTGTACTTCGCCGCCGAGCGCCCGGTGGTGAACCGCAACGGCATGTGGATCATGGTCGACGACGAGCGGATGCGGCTGCGTCCCGGCGAGCGTCCCGTGCAGAAGCGGGTGCGCTTCCGCACGCTGGGCTGCTACCCGCTCAGTGGCGCCGTGGAGTCCTCGGCCACCACGGTCGAGGGCGTCATCTCCGAGATGATGGAGGCCCGCGTGTCCGAGCGCCAGGGCCGCCTCATTGATCACGACGAAGAAGGCTCGATGGAGCTGAAGAAGCGCGAGGGGTACTTCTAA
- a CDS encoding sulfate adenylyltransferase subunit 1, with the protein MTAAEQLQDSNQEVQRFLADHSEKELLRLAVVGSVDDGKSTLIGRLLYECNGLFEDQVAAVKRASAGEEIDFSLFTDGLRAEREQGITIDVAYRYFSTRRRKVIVADTPGHLQYTRNMATGASTADAGVILVDARLGILPQTRRHAYIASLLRIPYLAVAINKMDLMDFDRAVFDRLATEFGAFARTLGFEQVRFFPISARAGDNITQPSARTPWHDGETLLGWLESLPHQRRQDGAAFRFPVQYVLRPDLYYRGFAGQLASGTVRVGDEVVIHPSKRRTRIASIDTFEGSLPEASAPSSVTLRLTDEVDVSRGDLIAHAGQSPLVLQQLEAMLVWFGEKPLDGSRRYLVKHTSKYVPAHVEQVLWRKELEDLSEVPAESLSLNEIGKVRLVCKRPLVCDPYQDNRKTGAFILVDPLSNDTVAAGMILGPVASDGAGTRESRSLISAQERRERLGQSGAVLVLAGTPDVQEGALRLERALFDLGRHVATIRGDAEAALSLAEAGLIAILYTPVPQARLGLREQLRDAGIPWLELEPSQELEHQVKQVLAAQETTP; encoded by the coding sequence ATGACCGCCGCGGAGCAGTTGCAGGACAGCAATCAAGAGGTTCAGCGGTTCCTCGCCGATCACTCCGAGAAGGAGCTGCTGCGTCTGGCGGTGGTGGGCTCGGTGGACGATGGCAAGTCCACGCTGATCGGCCGGCTCCTCTACGAGTGCAATGGCCTGTTCGAGGACCAGGTGGCCGCGGTGAAGCGCGCCAGCGCGGGCGAGGAGATCGACTTCTCGCTCTTCACCGACGGGCTCCGGGCCGAGCGCGAGCAGGGCATCACCATCGACGTGGCGTACCGCTACTTCTCCACGCGCCGGCGCAAGGTGATCGTCGCCGACACGCCGGGACATCTCCAGTACACGCGCAACATGGCCACCGGGGCCTCCACGGCCGACGCCGGGGTCATCCTGGTGGACGCGCGCCTGGGCATCCTCCCGCAGACGCGGCGCCATGCGTACATCGCCTCGCTGCTGCGCATTCCGTACCTCGCGGTGGCCATCAACAAGATGGACCTGATGGACTTCGACCGCGCCGTCTTCGACCGGCTCGCGACGGAGTTCGGTGCGTTCGCCCGCACGCTCGGGTTCGAGCAGGTCCGCTTCTTCCCCATCAGCGCGCGCGCCGGGGACAACATCACCCAGCCGAGCGCCCGCACGCCGTGGCACGACGGCGAGACGCTCCTCGGGTGGCTGGAGTCCCTGCCGCACCAGCGCCGGCAGGACGGCGCCGCCTTCCGCTTCCCGGTCCAGTACGTGCTGCGGCCGGACCTGTACTACCGCGGTTTCGCCGGGCAGCTCGCCTCCGGCACGGTGCGCGTGGGCGACGAGGTGGTGATCCATCCTTCCAAGCGGCGGACGCGCATCGCGTCCATCGACACCTTCGAGGGGAGCCTCCCGGAGGCCAGCGCGCCGTCCTCCGTCACCCTGCGTCTGACCGACGAGGTGGACGTCAGCCGGGGAGATCTCATCGCGCACGCCGGCCAGTCCCCGCTGGTGCTCCAGCAGTTGGAGGCCATGCTGGTGTGGTTCGGCGAGAAGCCCCTGGATGGCTCGCGCCGGTACCTGGTGAAGCACACCTCGAAGTACGTCCCGGCCCACGTCGAGCAGGTGCTCTGGCGCAAGGAGCTGGAGGACCTGTCCGAGGTCCCCGCCGAGTCCCTGTCGCTCAACGAGATCGGCAAGGTCCGCCTCGTCTGCAAGCGCCCGCTGGTGTGCGACCCCTACCAGGACAACCGGAAGACGGGCGCCTTCATCCTCGTCGACCCGCTCTCCAACGACACGGTCGCCGCGGGGATGATCCTCGGGCCCGTGGCGTCGGACGGCGCCGGGACGCGGGAGTCCCGCTCCCTCATCTCCGCCCAGGAGCGGCGCGAGCGCCTCGGGCAGTCCGGTGCGGTCCTCGTGCTGGCGGGCACCCCGGACGTCCAGGAGGGCGCGCTGCGGCTCGAGCGGGCGCTGTTCGACCTGGGCCGCCACGTGGCCACCATCCGTGGCGACGCGGAGGCAGCCCTCTCGCTGGCCGAGGCCGGGCTGATCGCCATCCTCTACACCCCCGTTCCGCAGGCCCGGTTGGGACTGCGTGAGCAGCTCCGCGACGCCGGCATTCCCTGGCTGGAGCTGGAGCCCTCCCAGGAGCTGGAGCACCAGGTGAAGCAGGTCCTGGCCGCTCAGGAGACGACGCCGTGA
- a CDS encoding assimilatory sulfite reductase (NADPH) flavoprotein subunit yields MTSPVNIPSLATLATSLGEEKGALLQRLVEGLDSTSLTWLSGYFAGLAVRQVPVSASTQPAPAVEASPQGTLTIIYGTQTGNSRLLAERLKQRAEAAGLAVRTFRASEYPQRELKNERLLYVVISTQGDGDPPDDARGFFDFIVGKRAPRLEQLRFAVLALGDSSYPKYCEIGRVLDERFAELGASRLLARGDCDVDFEPVAEPWLGEALERARTELAPRAPLATVTPLRSVPVTPTFSRENPYPSLVLANQRITGRGALKDVRHLELSLVGSGLTYEPGDALGVLPRNPPELVAAVLSELKLKGATEVSREGRTLPLERWLTEELEITRLARPFLASHATRSGNAELQRLLTPEGGEALRELLASHQVIDLLRAWPATWTAEELVGALRRLTPRLYSIASSQKRVGEEVHLTLAVVDYEAFGTRHVGAASQYLATRAAEQDTVNVFIEANERFRLPKDPSRDVIMIGPGTGVAPFRAFVQERAESGAAGRNWLFFGEQHFRTQFLYQTEWQEAFKKGSLHRLDLAFSRDQGQKVYVQQRLREKGRELHAWLEGGAHLYVCGDAKRMAPDVHDALIDVIATHGGKSREDAKAYLESLREQHRYLRDVY; encoded by the coding sequence GTGACTTCTCCCGTGAACATCCCCTCGCTCGCCACCCTGGCCACGTCGCTCGGCGAGGAGAAGGGCGCGCTGTTGCAGCGCCTGGTCGAGGGCCTCGACTCCACCTCGCTCACGTGGCTGAGCGGGTACTTCGCCGGGCTCGCCGTCCGGCAGGTGCCCGTGAGTGCCTCCACCCAGCCCGCGCCGGCCGTGGAGGCCTCGCCCCAGGGCACGCTCACCATCATCTACGGCACCCAGACGGGCAACAGCCGGCTGCTCGCCGAGCGGCTCAAGCAGCGGGCCGAGGCCGCCGGTCTCGCGGTGCGCACCTTCCGCGCCAGCGAGTACCCCCAGCGCGAGCTGAAGAACGAGCGGCTCCTGTACGTGGTGATCAGCACCCAGGGGGACGGCGATCCTCCCGATGACGCGCGCGGCTTCTTCGACTTCATCGTGGGCAAGCGCGCCCCCAGGCTCGAGCAGCTCCGGTTCGCGGTGCTGGCCCTGGGCGATTCGAGCTACCCCAAGTACTGCGAGATCGGGCGCGTCCTCGACGAGCGCTTCGCCGAGCTCGGGGCATCGCGGCTGCTGGCGCGCGGTGACTGCGACGTGGACTTCGAGCCGGTGGCCGAGCCCTGGTTGGGCGAGGCCCTGGAGCGTGCACGGACGGAGCTCGCCCCCCGGGCCCCGTTGGCGACCGTCACCCCGCTGCGCAGCGTGCCGGTGACGCCCACCTTCAGCCGGGAGAATCCCTATCCCTCCCTGGTGCTGGCCAACCAGCGCATCACCGGGCGCGGAGCCCTCAAGGACGTCCGCCACCTGGAGCTGTCGCTGGTGGGTTCTGGCCTGACGTATGAGCCGGGCGATGCGCTCGGCGTGTTGCCCCGGAATCCGCCGGAGCTCGTCGCGGCGGTGCTGTCCGAGCTGAAGCTGAAGGGCGCCACCGAGGTGTCGCGCGAGGGGCGCACCCTGCCGCTCGAGCGGTGGCTGACGGAGGAGCTGGAGATCACCCGCCTGGCCCGCCCGTTCCTGGCGAGCCACGCCACTCGCTCTGGCAACGCGGAGCTTCAGCGCCTGCTCACGCCCGAGGGCGGTGAGGCCCTGCGCGAGCTGCTGGCCAGCCATCAGGTCATCGATCTGCTGCGCGCCTGGCCCGCGACGTGGACGGCGGAGGAGCTGGTGGGGGCGCTGCGCCGCCTGACCCCCCGGCTCTACTCGATCGCTTCCAGCCAGAAGCGGGTAGGGGAGGAGGTCCACCTCACGCTGGCCGTGGTGGACTACGAGGCCTTCGGGACGCGCCACGTGGGCGCCGCCTCGCAATACCTGGCGACGCGCGCCGCCGAGCAGGACACGGTGAACGTCTTCATCGAGGCCAACGAACGGTTCCGCCTCCCCAAGGACCCGAGCCGTGACGTCATCATGATCGGCCCCGGTACGGGCGTGGCTCCGTTCCGCGCCTTCGTGCAGGAGCGCGCGGAGTCGGGGGCGGCCGGCCGCAACTGGCTCTTCTTCGGCGAGCAGCACTTCCGCACCCAGTTCCTCTACCAGACGGAGTGGCAGGAGGCCTTCAAGAAGGGCTCCCTGCACCGGTTGGATCTCGCCTTCTCGCGAGACCAGGGCCAGAAGGTCTACGTGCAGCAGCGCCTGCGCGAGAAGGGCCGCGAGCTCCACGCCTGGCTGGAGGGCGGTGCCCACCTCTACGTCTGCGGCGATGCGAAGCGCATGGCTCCGGACGTCCACGACGCCCTGATCGATGTCATCGCGACCCACGGCGGCAAGAGCCGCGAGGACGCGAAGGCGTATCTCGAATCCCTGCGCGAGCAGCACCGCTACCTGCGCGACGTCTACTGA
- the cysI gene encoding assimilatory sulfite reductase (NADPH) hemoprotein subunit, whose protein sequence is MSKNPSPPALSEVEHIKARSRLLRGTLVESLADPVTGAIAPADTQLIKFHGSYQQDDRDIREERRLQKLEPAYSFMIRTRLPGGVCTPKQWLALDELARTHANGTLRLTTRQAFQLHGVLKTDLKRTIAGINATLLDTIAACGDVNRNVMCNPNPVDSRAHEVVQQWSIRLSEHLRPKTRAYYEIWLDEEKVAGVEEEEPIYGATYLPRKFKVAIVVPPLNDVDVFSQDLGFIAILEGGELVGFNVAVGGGMGATHGDNATFPRLADVIGFIRPEQLLEVAENVVKVQRDYGDRTNRKHARLKYTIEDRGIAWFVAELEKRLGYTLQPARPVVFEHNGDRFGWLQGHDGRWNLTLFVESGRVADREELRLLTGLREIARVHKGDFRLTPNQNLIIAGVAPADRPAIEALLETHGITRTQRASPLRKNALACVALPTCALAMAEAERYLPRVVELLEERLAAHGLEKENILLRITGCPNGCARPYLAEIALVGKGPGRYNLFLGGDVRGQRLNRLYRENVDEAGILEALEPLFAAYARDRKPGEGFGDFTVRAGHVAPPPGAAA, encoded by the coding sequence ATGAGCAAGAACCCGTCGCCCCCGGCCCTGAGCGAGGTGGAGCACATCAAGGCGCGGAGCCGCCTCTTGCGGGGCACCCTGGTCGAGAGTCTGGCCGACCCGGTCACGGGCGCCATCGCCCCGGCCGACACCCAGCTGATCAAGTTCCACGGCAGCTACCAGCAGGACGACCGCGACATCCGCGAGGAGCGCCGGTTGCAGAAGCTCGAGCCGGCCTACAGCTTCATGATCCGCACCCGCCTGCCCGGCGGCGTGTGCACGCCGAAGCAGTGGCTCGCCCTGGACGAGCTCGCCCGCACCCATGCCAACGGGACGTTGCGGCTGACCACGCGCCAGGCCTTCCAGCTCCACGGCGTGCTCAAGACCGACCTGAAGCGCACCATCGCGGGCATCAACGCCACGCTGCTCGACACCATCGCCGCTTGCGGTGATGTCAACCGCAACGTGATGTGCAACCCCAACCCCGTGGACTCGCGCGCCCACGAGGTGGTGCAGCAGTGGTCCATCCGCCTCTCCGAGCACCTGCGTCCGAAGACCCGCGCCTACTACGAGATCTGGCTGGACGAGGAGAAGGTCGCGGGCGTCGAGGAGGAGGAGCCCATCTACGGCGCCACCTACCTGCCCCGGAAGTTCAAGGTGGCCATCGTGGTCCCGCCCCTCAATGACGTGGACGTGTTCTCGCAGGATCTGGGCTTCATCGCCATCCTGGAGGGCGGGGAGCTGGTGGGCTTCAACGTCGCCGTCGGCGGAGGCATGGGCGCCACGCACGGTGACAACGCGACCTTCCCCCGGCTCGCGGATGTGATTGGCTTCATCCGCCCCGAGCAGTTGCTCGAGGTCGCGGAGAACGTGGTGAAGGTGCAGCGTGACTACGGAGACCGCACCAACCGCAAGCACGCGCGCCTGAAGTACACCATCGAGGATCGCGGCATCGCCTGGTTCGTCGCCGAGTTGGAGAAGCGCCTCGGCTACACCTTGCAGCCCGCGCGCCCGGTCGTCTTCGAGCACAACGGTGACCGCTTCGGCTGGCTCCAGGGCCATGACGGGCGCTGGAACCTGACGCTGTTCGTCGAGAGCGGCCGTGTGGCGGACCGCGAGGAGCTGCGGCTGCTGACGGGCCTGCGGGAGATCGCCCGGGTGCACAAGGGAGACTTCCGGCTCACGCCCAACCAGAACCTGATCATCGCGGGTGTGGCTCCGGCGGACCGTCCGGCCATCGAGGCCCTGCTCGAGACGCATGGCATCACGCGCACCCAGCGCGCGAGCCCCCTGCGCAAGAACGCGCTGGCCTGCGTGGCCCTGCCGACGTGCGCCCTGGCCATGGCCGAGGCCGAGCGCTACCTGCCGCGCGTGGTGGAGCTGCTGGAGGAGCGCCTCGCGGCCCACGGGCTGGAGAAGGAGAACATCCTCCTGCGCATCACCGGCTGCCCCAATGGCTGCGCCCGGCCGTACCTCGCGGAGATCGCCCTCGTGGGGAAGGGGCCCGGCCGCTACAACCTCTTCCTCGGGGGCGACGTGCGCGGCCAGCGCCTCAACCGCCTGTATCGCGAGAACGTCGACGAGGCGGGCATCCTGGAGGCGCTGGAGCCGCTGTTCGCCGCGTATGCGCGCGACAGGAAGCCCGGCGAGGGCTTCGGCGACTTCACCGTCAGGGCGGGGCATGTCGCCCCGCCCCCGGGTGCGGCGGCTTAG
- a CDS encoding LGFP repeat-containing protein gives MSAIDTKYSQLGGSSGLLGAPKTPETTCPDGVGRFRHYAFGSIYWSPDSGAHEIHGAIRNRWAQLGWEKGFLGYPKTDETKTPDQIGRFNHFQHGSIYWKPTLSAHEVHGLIRSYWAEHGWEKNPDLGYPISDELPAAEGSKNRYSDFENGVLYWRYGETKAVELSKMVLGNASKTASEVLEEIKKIAVPLMTQKVDGHQLYITSGPTLCGPEPLGSPINPAEYLKPVTDYSFNGQRVMNRLYKVHTALGIEVSGSADISASLELQIEVFFDKKTRTVNAAPRKWWISVHVPWPTSWGVSADEIVEQFKKVVGPEINKVHEIAKVPEGINILSVKTMPNGDLNVYMEPLL, from the coding sequence ATGAGCGCCATCGACACCAAGTACTCGCAGTTGGGCGGGAGCAGTGGCTTGCTGGGGGCACCGAAGACACCGGAGACGACCTGCCCGGATGGAGTGGGCCGCTTCCGCCACTACGCCTTCGGCTCCATCTACTGGAGCCCCGACAGCGGCGCCCATGAGATCCACGGCGCCATCCGCAACCGGTGGGCGCAGCTCGGCTGGGAGAAGGGCTTCCTCGGTTATCCGAAGACGGACGAGACGAAGACGCCGGATCAGATCGGCCGCTTCAACCACTTCCAGCACGGCTCCATCTACTGGAAGCCCACCCTCTCCGCCCACGAGGTCCACGGCCTCATCCGCTCCTACTGGGCGGAGCACGGCTGGGAGAAGAACCCGGACCTCGGCTACCCCATCTCCGATGAGCTGCCGGCCGCCGAGGGCTCCAAGAACCGCTACAGCGACTTCGAGAACGGCGTGCTGTACTGGCGCTACGGCGAGACCAAGGCCGTGGAGCTGAGCAAGATGGTCCTGGGCAACGCCAGCAAGACCGCGAGCGAGGTGCTGGAGGAGATCAAGAAGATCGCCGTCCCGCTGATGACGCAGAAGGTCGATGGGCACCAGCTCTACATCACCAGCGGCCCGACGCTCTGCGGGCCGGAGCCGCTGGGGAGCCCCATCAATCCGGCGGAGTACCTCAAGCCGGTCACCGACTACTCATTCAATGGCCAGCGCGTCATGAACCGGCTCTACAAGGTTCACACCGCGCTGGGCATCGAGGTGTCCGGCTCGGCGGACATCAGCGCCTCGCTCGAACTGCAGATCGAGGTCTTCTTCGACAAGAAGACCCGGACGGTCAACGCGGCGCCGCGCAAGTGGTGGATCTCCGTCCACGTGCCCTGGCCGACCTCGTGGGGGGTCTCCGCCGATGAGATCGTCGAGCAGTTCAAGAAGGTGGTCGGACCGGAGATCAACAAGGTCCACGAGATCGCCAAGGTGCCCGAGGGCATCAACATCCTGTCCGTCAAGACCATGCCCAATGGCGATCTGAACGTCTACATGGAGCCCCTGCTCTAA